A single Pirellulales bacterium DNA region contains:
- a CDS encoding aminotransferase class I/II-fold pyridoxal phosphate-dependent enzyme, whose translation MPASFSQFARGVKVEGAFEVLAHAKRLRAAGKDVIELEIGDSPFPTTAAAKRAGIAAIETDQTHYGPSMGLPEVRASMGAYFAQRFAVPVGGENVVVGPGAKVFELLFCEAFLDPGDAVLVFSPHFPTYVPNIERRGARIWLAPLREEQQFRPQAADVAAFLERDPRPKAIFLNSPHNPTGGVAEADDLRQIADLVRGRNVVVFADEPYDAMVWRGRHHTLLEQPGMLDQCVAAYTFSKSYSMSGWRVGYAVTSPAIAEMFGRLINTSLSCTSPIVQWAAKAALEADGEESVAQMDAFRDQVQFLARGLAQIEGVSCLEPAATFYAFPNVKAVCNRLGLTSQGLAMYLLAGADERLGVACLGGECFGTAGAGFLRLSCAEPRNRLQQALEFLPVAFSRSDRAAAFAAAHPEHRLEARYTE comes from the coding sequence AAGTCGAAGGGGCATTCGAAGTGTTGGCGCACGCCAAGCGGCTGCGCGCGGCAGGCAAAGACGTCATCGAGCTGGAAATCGGCGATAGCCCATTTCCGACGACCGCGGCGGCGAAACGGGCAGGCATCGCCGCGATCGAGACCGACCAGACGCATTACGGACCGTCGATGGGTTTGCCGGAGGTACGGGCCTCGATGGGCGCGTACTTCGCGCAGCGGTTCGCGGTTCCGGTGGGCGGCGAGAACGTCGTCGTTGGGCCGGGAGCCAAGGTTTTTGAGCTGCTGTTCTGCGAGGCTTTTCTCGACCCGGGTGATGCGGTGCTCGTGTTCAGCCCGCACTTTCCCACCTACGTGCCCAACATCGAGCGGCGCGGGGCACGCATCTGGCTGGCGCCGCTGCGCGAGGAGCAGCAGTTTCGTCCGCAGGCGGCCGACGTTGCCGCGTTTTTGGAGCGCGACCCTCGACCGAAGGCCATATTTCTGAACAGCCCCCATAATCCGACGGGCGGTGTAGCCGAGGCCGACGATTTGCGGCAGATTGCCGACCTGGTCCGCGGCCGCAACGTGGTCGTGTTCGCCGACGAGCCGTATGACGCGATGGTGTGGCGCGGCCGCCATCACACGCTGCTCGAACAGCCCGGCATGCTCGATCAATGCGTGGCGGCCTACACGTTCAGCAAGTCGTACAGCATGAGCGGGTGGCGCGTCGGCTATGCCGTTACCTCGCCGGCGATCGCCGAGATGTTCGGCCGGCTAATCAATACGTCACTCTCATGTACATCGCCGATCGTTCAGTGGGCGGCGAAGGCAGCCCTCGAGGCCGATGGCGAAGAGTCGGTTGCGCAAATGGATGCCTTTCGTGATCAGGTGCAGTTCCTGGCCCGCGGACTCGCTCAGATCGAGGGCGTGAGCTGCTTGGAACCGGCGGCCACGTTCTATGCGTTTCCCAACGTCAAGGCGGTGTGCAACCGGCTCGGACTGACCTCGCAAGGGCTGGCGATGTATCTCCTGGCCGGCGCCGACGAACGACTCGGCGTGGCGTGTCTGGGAGGTGAGTGTTTTGGCACGGCGGGCGCGGGGTTCTTGCGGTTGAGCTGCGCCGAGCCGCGCAACCGCTTGCAGCAGGCGCTGGAGTTCTTGCCTGTCGCGTTTTCCCGGAGCGACCGCGCGGCAGCCTTTGCGGCTGCGCATCCCGAGCACCGGCTCGAGGCGCGTTACACCGAGTGA